The Luteitalea sp. genomic sequence CATCGTCGCGCGCGACCAGCACGCCATTCACGTTCGCCTCGCCCAGCCGCCTACGCCGAACGCTGACAAATACGCAGACGAGCTCCTCGACGCCTACCTATTCATCGAGGACGCGGACGCGCTCTACGCCGAGTATGCCGCCCGCGGCGTCGAATTCACGC encodes the following:
- a CDS encoding bleomycin resistance protein encodes the protein MIRQIAPQFFTTNIQVTLDYYRDKLGFDCLSTWQNPPVYAIVARDQHAIHVRLAQPPTPNADKYADELLDAYLFIEDADALYAEYAARGVEFT